The following is a genomic window from Pirellulales bacterium.
ACGCCAACGGCGATGGGGCGGTGGACGGAGCCGACTTTGTCATCTGGCAAACCAACTTTCCGTTCCCGACGGGGCCTGGCGCTGCGCCGGTTCCGGAACCGTGTGGATTGATGTTGTTTGGCGCCGGTTGCGTGGGACTGATCGTTGGCCTGCGTAAGCGACGCTCGGCTGTTTAATCGTCAAACGAGGCGCTGATGAATGCGCGGGGCCGGACAGAGAGGCACCACGCTGGTTCGTGACGAGGCATGCGGACGGTTTTTGTAGGCGCTTTCCCAAGGGAGATAGTGATGTTCTGTTTACATCATCGGTCGGTTCATTTCAAGAAGGCGGGATTCACCCTGGTGGAGTTGTTGGTGGTGATCGCCATCATCGGCATCCTGATTGCGCTGCTCTTGCCCGCGGTGCAAGCCGCGCGCGAAGCATCGCGACGGTCGAGTTGCACCAATAATCTCAAGCAAATCGGGCTGGCCATTCTCAACCACGAATCGGCCAGGAAGTTCTTTCCACCGGGGCGCAGCGGCTGCCGCGAAATGGGAGCAATGGGTTCTCCCTGCCCCTGCAAATTCCTCGGCAATTGGGTCGATACCGAAAAACAGCGCCACGGTGCCAGCGGCTTTGTGATGATGCTTCCATACCTAGAAGAATCCGCGCTCTATGCGTTGGCGCATTGGGAGTACGGAGAATTGCTCTATCGCGGCGATACCGGCGGATTGTTCAACTATTCGTCAATGTATTCGGCCAAATGGCAGGCGGATGCCGATATGATCCGCTTGGTGAAAATGCAGCCGCGCGTTTTTGTCTGCCCTTCGAGCACGGCGGAACCGAATTGCGTCAAATGCCGCGAGGGAGGCGGCTGGATCCCGATCGAAGGT
Proteins encoded in this region:
- a CDS encoding PEP-CTERM sorting domain-containing protein (PEP-CTERM proteins occur, often in large numbers, in the proteomes of bacteria that also encode an exosortase, a predicted intramembrane cysteine proteinase. The presence of a PEP-CTERM domain at a protein's C-terminus predicts cleavage within the sorting domain, followed by covalent anchoring to some some component of the (usually Gram-negative) cell surface. Many PEP-CTERM proteins exhibit an unusual sequence composition that includes large numbers of potential glycosylation sites. Expression of one such protein has been shown restore the ability of a bacterium to form floc, a type of biofilm.) gives rise to the protein ANGDGAVDGADFVIWQTNFPFPTGPGAAPVPEPCGLMLFGAGCVGLIVGLRKRRSAV
- a CDS encoding DUF1559 domain-containing protein, which encodes MFCLHHRSVHFKKAGFTLVELLVVIAIIGILIALLLPAVQAAREASRRSSCTNNLKQIGLAILNHESARKFFPPGRSGCREMGAMGSPCPCKFLGNWVDTEKQRHGASGFVMMLPYLEESALYALAHWEYGELLYRGDTGGLFNYSSMYSAKWQADADMIRLVKMQPRVFVCPSSTAEPNCVKCREGGGWIPIEGEMGLSSYGLCMGRYDPASALGLTPPLACGNDSLSGAFVAALRKKRKDVLDGTSKTYAVGEVRNPDDVSNWNPWAYATPFEGMRSTHNSMNTLPGKGDVLVHPHPNWGDENGSFGSEHAGGANMAYLDGHVEFVNENIALKVCRATGTIGASD